GGCCGGTTCCAGGTCACAGGGCTGCCGCTGGTGCGCGTCCGGGACGAGGAGACGTGCAGCTCCGGCGTCCGCGCGGCGCTGGAGGCCGGCGACGTCCGGCACGCCTCGGAACTCCTGGGGCGGCCCTTCCGGTTCCGCGGCGAGGTGCAGCACGGGGATCATCGCGGGCGCGAGCTCGGCTTCCCCACGGCGAACCTGCCCGTCCCGGCCGACTTCGCCGCCCCCGCCGACGGCGTCTATGCCGGCTACGTCACGCGCCTGGACGGCCGCGACGACCGCGGCGAGCCGCTGCCCGAGGGGGTGGCCGCCCCCGCGTGGCCCGCGGCCATCTCGGTGGGCAGCAACCCCACCTTCGACGGCGAGCAGCGCCGGGTCGAGAGTTTCGTCCTCGACCGCGACGACCTCGACCTTTACGACGTCCCCATCGCCGTCGACTTCTGCGATCGGATCCGCGGCCAGGTGCGCTTCGCGGGCATCGAGGCGCTCATCGAGCAGATGGACGCCGACGTGGCGGCCACCCGCCGCGTCCTCGCCGACCACCCGTGCGGGCGGTCCTGAGGCGCCGTCGCGCGCCGCGCCGCCCGCCCGGTTCGGCGGTCTGGGTCGGGGCCGGGATTTCGTGCCCGATCCTCGCGCAGACCTTCCGCCCGGCCCGCGGGCGGCGCAGAATAGCACCATGGAGTGGGTCGCGTCACTGCTGGTGATCGCCACGATCGTGGTGCTCGCCTCGATGGGGCGAGTCCGCAAGCCCCGCGTCCTGCCGCAGGTGCCGGGGGTGCACCCCGACGACGTGCGCGAGCTGACCGCGCTGGGGGAGCGGCTGGTCCGGGAGCGCCGGGCCGAGCGGGCCTGCGTCCTGGCCGAGCGGGTCCGGATGATCCGCGCCCGCGGCGTCCCGGTGCGGGCGATGACCCCGTCGCGCGTGGACGACCAGTGGCTGCTGCGGTTCGCGGACGGCAGCGTCCTGGTGGTGCAGGGGCGTCGCAGCGCGGACCCGTGGCTCGTGGTGCGCCAACTGGTCGGGGGCACGGTCGAACTGAGCGACCACCGCTACGAGCAGGGGCGCCTGCTGCTGACGTTGGACGCCGGCCCGCGGCGTCCGGAGTTCATCGCGCTGGGCGAGGCCTGAGCCTCAGCGCACCCGCAGCGACTTGCGGAAGATGGCCTCGGTGGGATCCTCTTCCTGGGCCTGGCTGCCGTCGATCACCGACAGGTTCACCGCGTTGCGGTGGTCGCCGGTGGGCGTGTAGCCGAGGCTGACGTACATCGGGATCGCCGCCGGGTTGTTGTCGGCCGAGACGCCGAGGAAGATCTCGTCGTAGTCCAGGCTGCGGGCCAGCTTCTCCAGTTCCTGGGTCATCGCGGCGCCGAGCCCCTGGCGGCGCGCCTGCGGGAAGACCCACAGCAGCTTCATCTCCGGGGTGAGCACCGCGTCGTCGTCGCGGCAGTCCAGGATGACCCGACCGCCCACCTCATCGCCCAGGAGGCCGACGACCACGTAGAAGTCGCCCTTGTCCTGTTCGTCCAGGTAGGTGGCGGACAGTCCCCTCGTCTTCTCCGTCTCGTTCGCCTCGAGCGTGGGCAGGTCGTCGCGCGTGGCAAGGCGGGCGGCGACGGCGGTCTTGGGGCTATCCGACATCACATCACTCCTGAAGCTGGGCTACGGCCTAAGTCTCGCCGATCCCCAGTAAACGCAAATCGGGTCTTGCCCAACGGTCAACCCCGGACGCAGAACCACGTTATCAACCGGGTATAGTGACGGCCGCCCCAACGAAACCCACCTCCCAGAAGGATTCCTCGTGAACAGACTCGGACTCGCCCTGCTGCCGCTCGCCGCCGCCGTCGCCCTGGCGGGGTGCAGCGGGACGCCCGCCCCGGCGCCGGGCGGCGGCGGTGGCGGCGCGTCGTCGTCGGCGCCCGCCCCGGCGCCCCGCAAGGACCTTCCGGCGCCCGGCTCGGAGGTCGACATCAACACCTTCGGCGACGCGCTCATCGCCGGGGTGGACGGGGTGAAGACGGTCACCGTCGAGATGACGACCCAGACCACCGTCCAGGGCCAGACCTCGCAGCAGAAGCAGACGACGGTCACCGACCGCACCGACCCGTCCCACCCCCGTTCGCACAGCGTCATCACCTCGGACGGCCAGACCGGCGAGTCGGTCTTCGACGGCGACATGTACTACTCCAAGCAGCCGGGCGCCACCACCTGGACCAAGCGGGACCTGTCCAAGCCGAGCACCGGCGGCATCCGGATCACCCCCGACAACCCCGGCGACCTGTCGAAGAGCTACACCGCCTACAAGGAGGCCCTGACCAAGGTCGTCTACGTCGGGCAGGAGAAGGTCGACGGCGTCGACGCCTCGCACTACACGGTGACCATGAACCTGGGGAAGGCGTCCGGCGGTTCCGCGTCGGAGATCACGGCGGAACTGTACGTCGACGGCCGGAACCGGCCCGTCCAGACCGTCTTCACCCAGGGCCCAGCGGGCACCTCGACCACCAAGCTCGGCAAGTTCGACGAGCCGGTCACCATCACGATCCCCGCCGACGCGACGGAGGAGTGAGGAACGCTCGTCAGGCGGGTGGGGCCGGCGCGGCGAGCGCCGGCCCCACCGTTCCGTCCGGGCACGGATAACGCGCGATTCGGCAGCGGGACCGGGGCGGGGACCCTAGCATGCGACCATGGTGTCAACGGTGTCACCGCCGCGTTCGTCGGCATGCTGGGCGCTCCTCCTCCCGGCCCTTTTCCTCCTGAGTTCCTGCGCGGCCCCCGTCGCCGCGCCCGCGCCCGCGGTCACCCCCGCGGGCAGCCCCGGCGTCGCCACCCTCACCCCGACGCCCACGCCCACGCCCACCCCGACGCCCACGCCCACCCCGACCCCGGCTTTGGTGGACGGCAACGCTCTGCTGGCGTCGGTGAAGCAGGCGATGACCGCGGAGAAGTCGGGTCGTGTGGAGATCACCAACAACACCGTCGAGGGCATCGAGATGTTCGTGGCCCTCGAACTCGACAACCACGATCCCGGCCGGCCGATGATGCTGATGTCGGTCGATGCGCTCGTCCAGATGGAAGCGATGCGGGTGGGGAAGAAGTACTACGCGCGTCTGCCCCAGTTGGGCGAGGGGTGGTACATCGTCGAACCGGGCACGGTGAGCGATCTCGAGAAGGTGACCTCGCTGGCCAGCTACCTCGACGCGTTCGAGGGGCGCGTCTCGCGGGCGGTCGACCAGGGCCGCACGATCGCCGAGGGGGTGGGCGCTCGGCGCTACACGCTCACGCTCGAGCCGCAGGGTGACAAGGTCGCCGCCACCGGCGAACTGTTCCTGGACGAGGCGGGTCGGCTGGTGCGGTTCGACGTCGAGCACGAGGACGGGGCCACGGCACGCTACCGCGGCTCGGGGTACGGGGAGCCCGCCTCCTTCAGCGCGCCGACCGACGCCAAGCGGCTCCCCAAGAAGTGAACCGACCGAGGCGGTGCGGCCCCGAGCGGGGCCCGCGGACCGGCGCCGGAGTGCGGCCGGCACCGGTCACCGGGCGGCCGGTCCCGTGCTTCACCCGGACGGGGGTCGCGTGACCAGGTTCCCGGCCGCGTGCGCGGCCCTCGCGCTCGCGCTGGCCGTGTCGGCGTCGGGATGCAGCGTCCTCGACGTCGCGACCCGGGTCGGCGACCTCGGCGCCGCGGTGCGGCCCCGGCCCTCGTCGGGCGCGACAGCGCAAGCCGGTGCCCCGTCGCCGGCGGCGACGGCGACGGCGACGCCGAGCGTCACCCCGTCCGGCCGTCCCATCCCCACGCTTCCGCCCACCGTGGAGGTCGCGCTCCCGAAGGCCGACATCGGCGGCGAGCCCGACGTGGAGGCGCTGCGCCGCGCCCTGGTGGAGGCGTCCTTCGCCGTCCGCTCCGCCGCCTTCCACGGCACCATCACCACGGAGATCCGCGGAACCCGCCACCTGATGGTCGTCAGCGGAGGCTATGACCGGCACGCGCCCGAGGGGAGCGTGCTGGAGGCCGAACTGCGGGTGGCGGGCGAGCCGTCGTTCTCCTTCATCCAGGTGGACGACACCATCCACGTGCTGGGGGAGGACGGCTACTGGGAGACCCACACGGCCCAGGACCTCGCGCGGGCGGGGGTCATGCTCCCGCAACTGGACTACGCGGCGGACCTGAACCGGATCTTCACGATGCCGGGGTCGTGGACCTACGAGGGGAGCGACGAGGCTTCGGGGCCCGTCCCGCTCGAGCGCTACCGGCTCACCATGTCCGAGGCCGACCTGATGGGCACGACGACCAGGGCGGCGAAGAAGAACCGGGTGGTGGTCGACTACTCCTTCGACGCCCAGGGGCGGCTGGGGCGCGTGGTGTTCGCGGCGCCGTCGGTCGGCGTGAGCGTGGACATGATCTACCACCGCTACAACGAGAACCTCCACATCGAGGTGCCCCGCTGACGGTGACCGACGAGGAGAGGGGCGCGCCGGATGCCCGGCGCGCCCCTCGTCGTCGATGCTCGACTAGCTGAGTTCCTTCACGTGGGTGATGACCTCGGCGATGGCCTGCTGCGCGGACCCGTACAGCATCGAGGTGTTGTCGGCGAAGAACAGGGCGTTCTCGATGCCCGAGTAGCCCGCCCCCTTGCCGCGCTTGATGACGATCGTCTGGCGCGCCTTGTCGGCGTCCAGGATCGGCATGCCGTAGATCGGGCTGGACTTGTCGGTGCGCGCGACCGGGTTGACCACGTCGTTGGCGCCGATCACCAGGGCGACGTCCGCGAGCGGGAAGTCGGAGTTGATCTCGTCCAGGTCGAAGATCTGGTCGTACGGCACGCCGGCCTCGGCCAGCAGCACGTTCATGTGCCCGGGCATCCGGCCCGCGACCGGGTGGATCGCGAACTTCACGTCCACGCCCTCGGCCTCCAGCAGCTTCGTCATCTCGTAGACCTTGTGCTGCGCACCCGCCACGGCCATGCCGTAGCCCGGGACGATGATGACGCTCTCGGCGTACCGCATCATCGCCGCCGCGTCCATGGCGGAGACCTCCTTCATGGTCCCCTGGACGCCGCCGCCCGCCTGCGCCTCGCCCGTGATCGGGGCGAACAGCACGTTGGTCAGCGGGCGGTTCATCGCCTTGGCCATCAGCTGGGTGAGCAGCGTGCCCGCGGCGCCCACCACGATGCCCGCGATGATGAGGGCAGGGTTGTCGAGCACGTAGCCCTCCAGGCCGACCGCCAGGCCGGTGAAGGCGTTCAGCAGCGAGATCACGACGGGCATGTCGGCGCCGCCGATCGGGCTGGTCAGCGCCAGGCCGAGGATCAGGCTCATGAGGAAGAACGCGATGACCAGCAGCGGGTGGGGCCCGACGACGACGATGGCGACGCCGAGACCGAGCGTCACGAGCGAATGCAGCACGTTGCCGAGGTTCTGGGCCGGCCAGCGCACGGCGCGCTTCATGACGCCCTGCAGCTTGGCCCAGGCGAGGATCGATCCCGAGAACGCGACCGACCCGATGAACGCGCCGAGCATCGCCAGGACGGAGTGCAGGCCCGTGGGGGGCTCCGCGGAGGTGAACTCCACCGCCGCGATCAGGGCCGCGGCGCCGCCGCCCATGCCGTTGTAGATGGCGACCATCTGGGGCATGTCGGTCATCTTGACGACCTTGCCCAGGTAGGCCGCGGCCCCGGCGCCGATCACCAGCGCGACCAGACAGAGGATGAGGTTGATGCTCTTGCCCGGAGCGAAGAACAGCAGCCCGCCGTCGGGTCCGGGGATGAAGAAGGTGGCCACGGTGGCCAGCAGCATGCCCACGCCCGCCCAGGTGATGCCCCGCTTGGCCGTCTTGGGCGAGCTCATCGCCTTCAGGCCGAGGATGAACAGAACGGCGACGACCACGTACGCCGCGTTGATGACCCAGAACATGGGCTCAGGCCCCCTTCGTCACGGGCTTGGCGTCGGACTTGGTGGCGAACATGCCGAGCATCCGCTCGGTGACCACGTAGCCGCCGGCCGCGTTGGCGGCGCCCAGGAGCACGGCCAGGAAGCCCAACACCAGTTGCAGCGGGGTCGTGGCGTGCGCCAGCGCCCACATGGCGCCGACGAGCACGACGCCGTGGACGAAGTTCGAGCCGGACATCAGCGGCGTGTGGAGGATCACCGGCACGCGGCTGATCACCTCGTAGCCGACGAAGGCCGCCAGCACGAAGATGTAGAGGTAGAGCAGGTCGGTCATCATGCGGAGGCTTCCTCCTCGGGCGACGGGACGGGGAGCGGGGCGGTGGGCAGGCCGAGCACCTTCGCGACGCCCGCGTGGACGACCGCGCCGCCGTGGGTCAGGGCGGTGCCCGCGATGACCTCGTCGCTCCAGTCGATGGACAGGACGCCGTCGACGATCATCGGCGTGGAGAAGTTGAGCAGGTTCTTGGCGAACATCTCCGAGGTGTGGACGGACATGCGCGCCGGCAGGTTGACCGGGCCGATCACCCGGGCACCCCCACGAGCATCTCCTTGCCGGCCACGGTGCCCTCGACGTTGCCGCCGCCCTCTGCCGCCATGTCGACCACGACCGAGCCGGGCTTCATGGCCTCGACCATGGCGCGGCTCACGATGACGGGGGCCTTCTTGCCCGGCACCGCCGCGGTCGTGATGAGCACGTCGGAGTCGGCCACGGCCTTCGCCAGCGCCTTGGCCTGCTGCGCGAGTTCCTCGGGGGTGAGTTCGCGGGCGTAGCCGCCCTCACCGGCGGCGCTCACGCCCGTGTCGACGAACTTGGCGCCGAGCGACTCGACCTGCTCGCGCGTCTCGGGCCGGACGTCGTAGCCGTGCACCATGGCCCCGAGCCGCTTGGCGGTCGCGACGGCCTGCAGGCCGGCGACGCCGGCGCCGATCACCAGGACGCGCGCCGGGCGGATGGTGCCGGCGGCGTAGGTCAGCATCGGGAAGAACTTCGGCGTCCGGGTGGCGGCGATCAGCACGCACTCGTAGCCGGACGCGGCGCCCTGGCTGGAGAGGATGTCCATGCTCTGGGCGCGCGAGATGCGGGGGAGCAGTTCCATGGCGAAGGCGGTGACCCCGCGCTCGGCCAGGGAGGTCGCGTGCGCGGCGCCCGCGTAGGGCGTGAGCAGGCCCATGAGCACCTGCCCGGGCTTCAGGGCCGCGGCGTCGGCGTCCGACAGGTTGCCGATGGTCCACACGATGTCGCTCCCGGCGATCACCTCGGCCGACGTCGGCGCCCAGTCCACGTCCCCGAGGGACTCGGGCGTGGCGAACGCGGCGTCGGTGGCGCCGCGCTGGACGAGCACGCGCGCGCCGAGCGCGGCCAGTTTCTTGACGACGTCGCCGGTGATGGGCGACCTCGTTTCGTCCTCGGCGCTGGCCGGGATCCCGATCACGACCGTCATGGGCTTCACTCCTTCGTGGACCGTCTGTCGCCCCATTCAACTACGGATTGTCGTAGTAGGGCGAATCGGCGCGCCACTCGGGGGATCGACCCTCCCGGCGCTCCTCTCAGTTCAGCCCGAGGCGGGCGAACGCGAGGGCCAGGCCGTCGGCGTCCACCGGCTCGGTGACGAGCGTGGCGACCGCCTTGAGCTCGTCGGGCGCCTGCCCCATCGCCACGCCGGTCCCGCACGCGGTCAGCAGCGAGACGTCGCTGCGCGCGTCGCCGAAGCCGATCAGGTCCGCGGTCCCGACGCCGAGGTGATCGGCGAGCAGCCGGACGGCGCGCCCCTTGTCGACGCCCACCTGGCCGAACTCCCCGAA
Above is a window of Propioniciclava coleopterorum DNA encoding:
- a CDS encoding NAD(P) transhydrogenase subunit alpha, with translation MMTDLLYLYIFVLAAFVGYEVISRVPVILHTPLMSGSNFVHGVVLVGAMWALAHATTPLQLVLGFLAVLLGAANAAGGYVVTERMLGMFATKSDAKPVTKGA
- a CDS encoding NAD(P)(+) transhydrogenase (Re/Si-specific) subunit beta, coding for MFWVINAAYVVVAVLFILGLKAMSSPKTAKRGITWAGVGMLLATVATFFIPGPDGGLLFFAPGKSINLILCLVALVIGAGAAAYLGKVVKMTDMPQMVAIYNGMGGGAAALIAAVEFTSAEPPTGLHSVLAMLGAFIGSVAFSGSILAWAKLQGVMKRAVRWPAQNLGNVLHSLVTLGLGVAIVVVGPHPLLVIAFFLMSLILGLALTSPIGGADMPVVISLLNAFTGLAVGLEGYVLDNPALIIAGIVVGAAGTLLTQLMAKAMNRPLTNVLFAPITGEAQAGGGVQGTMKEVSAMDAAAMMRYAESVIIVPGYGMAVAGAQHKVYEMTKLLEAEGVDVKFAIHPVAGRMPGHMNVLLAEAGVPYDQIFDLDEINSDFPLADVALVIGANDVVNPVARTDKSSPIYGMPILDADKARQTIVIKRGKGAGYSGIENALFFADNTSMLYGSAQQAIAEVITHVKELS
- a CDS encoding NAD(P)(+) transhydrogenase (Re/Si-specific) subunit alpha gives rise to the protein MTVVIGIPASAEDETRSPITGDVVKKLAALGARVLVQRGATDAAFATPESLGDVDWAPTSAEVIAGSDIVWTIGNLSDADAAALKPGQVLMGLLTPYAGAAHATSLAERGVTAFAMELLPRISRAQSMDILSSQGAASGYECVLIAATRTPKFFPMLTYAAGTIRPARVLVIGAGVAGLQAVATAKRLGAMVHGYDVRPETREQVESLGAKFVDTGVSAAGEGGYARELTPEELAQQAKALAKAVADSDVLITTAAVPGKKAPVIVSRAMVEAMKPGSVVVDMAAEGGGNVEGTVAGKEMLVGVPG
- a CDS encoding bifunctional riboflavin kinase/FAD synthetase encodes the protein MTGSVVVIGNFDGVHPGHREVLHVAKATEPDSPLIVVTFWPHPASVVRPGGGPKLLTDLDERVALLREAGADQVEVIEFTRDFSQLTPGQFVDQVIMPLDPVRVVVGENFRFGHKAAGNLEALAALGRGRFQVTGLPLVRVRDEETCSSGVRAALEAGDVRHASELLGRPFRFRGEVQHGDHRGRELGFPTANLPVPADFAAPADGVYAGYVTRLDGRDDRGEPLPEGVAAPAWPAAISVGSNPTFDGEQRRVESFVLDRDDLDLYDVPIAVDFCDRIRGQVRFAGIEALIEQMDADVAATRRVLADHPCGRS
- a CDS encoding GNAT family N-acetyltransferase — its product is MSDSPKTAVAARLATRDDLPTLEANETEKTRGLSATYLDEQDKGDFYVVVGLLGDEVGGRVILDCRDDDAVLTPEMKLLWVFPQARRQGLGAAMTQELEKLARSLDYDEIFLGVSADNNPAAIPMYVSLGYTPTGDHRNAVNLSVIDGSQAQEEDPTEAIFRKSLRVR